GAAAATATCCTTGAGTTTGAGCACTTTGCCACAGATGTCAACAGATTGAAAGAAACTGAACACCAAACCAAAGTAACCAAACCCAaacaaagtaaatataaaagagaacAGGTTAAACCTCTGGCCATTTTTTCCAAATGCAAAAGTTTGGAGCTGTCATTAACTATagattttacttaaaattatgaCAATACAACAAGGAGTTGGTAGACTATTTCATAGTTGATATGAATTGCATGTATTCGTCAATGCAGAAATACAGATCCGTCATAattcagaaatttaaaaagtataactATGGGACAGAGACCATATTCTAGTACTTAAAACACACAGAACCACAATCACAGAAGTTCAATTATAAATACACAGAAGGAgtgataacataaaaaaataaaataaaataactgcACTACATCCGGTTCCATAAGGATTCAAGCATCGGCGGAACCAGTAATCATACTCAATAGACCAGTAATCATACTCAATAGACATTGCCGCATTAGCGTCGGATCAAGATCTATACGAGTAAGACTTATTAGCCTCCAAATTTAGAGACATCTAACGACAAAACCAAATGAACTTTGAAGTCGAAGAGACAAAGAGAAAGGTATATAGGAAGTTACATCTTCTTCCGAATTTCGACTTGACGCTCTTTTCGTTCGTACTCTTGCCTGATCTTCTTCTTTTCGGCTTCAACCAACTGCAGCTTCTCGATATTGAATTCCTGCAGAAGGAAAATTAAGATTCGGTTTGAGAacgaaagagaagaaaacacgGCGAAATGAAGAGATACCTCTTCCGCGGAGACAGAGATCTCGTTAGCTTTTTCCTCTGCTTCCTGGCGGATGAACCGCACCATCTGCTGGATTTGCTTAGAGACATCTGCGTCGTTCATTTTCGGAGAGTCACTGCAAACTTTCTCTAAGATGGAACTTGATCTCTTGCCCCACTGCAACAACTCACTCCAGCATACCTCTTATTTGATCACATCTAATATTTAACATCTTAACATACACAGTCTGATTTACGCGtgcaaaatttatttctttatttattttacaaggAAACTTCATTACAAAATACAGATAATATCTGtacaaaattgaaaagaaaattttgtcaGAGAAATATTAAAGGGTTAATGTTTTATCTTGTCccaattaatttcaatattaaattttaatagtgtccattatttttaaagttatgaaTTTTGTCtcattataaaagtaatatttttataaattaaaatcactttcaaACTTCTAAAGTATTgaatataacttaaaattttttttattaataaattaatttcttttattaaaattgttgttttaaacTATCTGACgctaaatatttaataacaaatatttacattatttacatcaataaattagttaaaaaaactacaattaaataaatttataaatattttatcaaatattgtactaaaaattaagagaaaaaaatatgacttACTAGATTTATAGACATTTTAGAACATCTTTAAATACACATTGTACTAAATGCAATATTTTTTGGATAGATTCTTCCAtgtagcttttttttttttaaatcccacaattaatcttttattaagggatattgaaatataacattatttatcattttaggTATTTTGATAGCTTGTGAggatttaaaatacaatattattgtTATCTCTTTTTAGTATAAGATATTgtaaatcagattttgaaaagaaattgtttggtttcaaattctattattttttttttgtgccattgtaatttaaaagttgtttaatttttcaatcaattgaaaattactagtgaaatgatttttaaagtaattataaaagttatacatttatttcaaaaattacaattaaggattttttgcttaaaattgaaatttatatcagtttaatagatatttttatcaACATACGAAAATTTTATGTATCAATTAATTAGAGATAGAGACAGCTGTCACATTTTAATTGGCAGATTGCACCACTATTTAGGTCACTCTTCAACGCAGATACCCCCAATTGCGAGAGTGCCATTACAGCTTGGATCAATTTCGCGCTCTCAACCAGCTCCCTCAAAAACCCTTATTGGACACCATGAGTAAGTCTCCTCGCAGAGATCTGCAAGTCTTTGATTTCAATGAAGAGGATGATGCTGCAGCCTCAGACAAAGACCTCCACCACCAATCCCTATCCCACCATGATCCTCACGGTAAGACGATTCCCCTAAAATTCTGATTCGCCAAAACAAACGTCATCTTCAATGGAAATTGTTCATCTATAATCCACGTTTTCCTTTAAAATGTTAATTCCAAAGCGTTAACTCGGTAGGTGTCGCCATTGTGTTTAATGGTTTTGATTTTAAGGTATAGTGTATGCTTCCTAGAGAGTCAAATTGAAGGAACTGAAGGAGAGGGATGAAACCTACAGTAGATGTTTTCCTCTTAACGTTTATTTGTTTGTCTGTGGACTTTGAGgttatcaataattttaaaactatggTATCATGATTGTTGGATATCTTTTTTGATATAAGTTGGAGTGTGTTGAGTATAGAGACATTATAGTTTTGATTGTAGTATGCGGATGAACTTAGGGCGTGTCATGGTTGCCGAATTCGTGCAGGGAAATTGAACTTTGTGTTCTTTAATAGATGGAGGATAATGAAGAATGACTAtctataattattatcatttaatgaAAAAGGGTTAAAGACATACTAATGCTTACCAGGGGACTCGTTAAGGAAATATAAATGTTAAGGAAATATGCCTGTCATGACTTCTTGTGTTGTTTCCATTCATCTCAAAGCTGgttttcaattaaattgattatatatagcCAATGATATATTGACAGATTCCCAGGTGAGCAAGGTTGGCATAAAGAATGTTGCCAGTATACCTTGTGTTGGCGTAGCTGGTgctatttttaatttggaaaagGGTGGTTCTGACCCTTCTCCTGATACATTGGAAGATATGTATGATAGTGAAGAGAAGAAATCTGTGTTGGAAGCCGACaaacaattaaatttgattagtCATGAAAATGATCATCTTAAAGATGTTGATAACTATAACAAGCTAGGGAAAATGGATACATGTGGCGAAGTATCTTCACCTGAAACAAGCCACATTGAGCCTTCAGGGACTTCATACAGTGTACTGTAACTTCCACTTTGTCAGATTATAGCCTAAGGAATTGATTTAATTGTGAGACTTATATCTATATTCAATTCTTTTACAGAATGAGTCAATTGATGTCAATTCAGAAGCTGATGAGAGTGCTCCAACAAGTCCTGATTCTGATATTCCAGAGAATGGTGttgtatattttataatcatGGAGTCCTTataattctaacactttcaatttgaaaattatattgcAGTTTTTCTCACTAAGTATTCATTATTTCAGTTTCATTAAATGGTTTTGGATTGAATGGCACGGACAATTCTGACATGGTAAAGTTTATTTCAGTAACAACCATTTTGTGCTAATGACATTGACATGACATGCAATGTTTTTtcaccttttattttctttagatttGGTATTTATTTAGTTGTTTGTTTACTTCtgttctttttactttttcatcattgatacatattatttttattggtttgtCTTTCCCCTGCTGCCGGTGCTTCATCAAATATACCTTTTTTACCTGAGAATATAAGCTGTTGtaatatctcttttaatttatgttttaatttttatttcgtGTTGTTcactattattttctttgatgtATTTTCAGGATGACACAAATACAGAAGTCGTTCTTCATCCCGATTATGTCATATACCAAGATAATTATTATCCGGGGCCAACCTTAACCTTTTCACCCTTTTGTGTCAAGATCAATGTTTCAACTGCTTGCATAAAGCAAGAAGCCTTTGATCTGGAATGGGCACTGGATGATCTCATTGACATTAATTGTCAGTTGTTTCAAAGTGTGAGTTTTGTAGTTCAATTGCTTTCATTACACTCTGTGTGTGTTGTGTATAAGTTCTATTATAATTCTCCTGTTATGCCTTTTCTTCAGAGTGGAACTGTCATTATTAAGCTTAGAGTAATATCAAGTAATGCAAGCCAGTCAAATCATGTAAGCAATGCTTCAGGTGAGTGCAACTGCTATGGTTGATTAATGGGGAATGATATTCTTCGTTGCATATTTGacataacttattatttttatttaaactgtAGCTATAAAATTATGTGCGTAAATTCTGGTATTAGGAGTTTGTAGATTGTTTTGCAGATGGTAACTTACCTGTTACTTACTGTATGTGCATTTTTGTACATGTGCTAGGCATTGAGGAATTGATATTTGCGCTTGTTGATTACAATTGGTCCCTGAGACATAGGCAAATAACATCTCTTAATGCAAAATACTTGGCTTCTTGGAACATTGCACTTCAGTAagtcataaattatttataaagcAGTGATGTatgatttcattgtcatggtaAAATTTATTTGGAAGATTTGGTGTTCTGAATGCCAATTTGTGTCATTTTAGTGAAGTATTATATTCATGTTTGATATTTGTAGTGCGGATGTAGAAGGCAATGAAACTGATTCACATGCATCAAGATGCTACTTCCCAAagtaagaataattaattttcttttcctttcagaCAAGTTTACCTTTATGTATTGATGCTGTAGTccatatcttttactttaaaaacattttcatgtTTAGTGCATTATATGGTAttctatttcctttttattgCATGGTATatgttgtctttttattttcttttccctttatTCTGTATGGTTTAATGTGTGTATCTAATATGTTTGACTTAGGATGCTGTAGCTTTTGGGATAGATGGTTCATGGCTTGGTGTTAGAGGCTTTATGGCCATGGTCTGGGGTGTAATTTTTGCAATTCATTCTTCCAACAGACAGTTTACTTTAGATTCAAAACAggtgaaaatatatgtttagaGGGCTTGAAGGACatctctcataatcttctatttatattgaaaaactTATACAAGAACCCATGGAAGATTAAGGGACTGCATTAGATACCTAGGTGCAGAACTAGGTACGACTGTAGGTTCAACTTATAGTCATTTCCAACACTCTACTCCCTATACTTagatttaataataatacatagaTGTAATTATTCTAACCAGCGTCAAAgatatcatttattaataatcaAGTTCTGTTATGGTTACATTTTCCATAGATTTAAGTAGAAACTACATAAGTTCTGTTATGTTGAGGAAATCAAGTTTTCATAAATctactgattttttttaaacttttttaatctttctatTAGACTGGGTATAAAAGATCATGATATCTTGTATGAAACCATTAGAGCCTACTGCCATATACTATAACTTTCTTGTTTTCATATTGTGTGTGTTTTGGAAGGGGAGTGTAACTTTTTATAGCATGTTTAACTATGAGAATTTATGATCTGAAACAGTTTTGAGGAgaattttgatgatgttatcTATCCAAAAGGGGATCCAGATGCTGTTTCCCTAAGCAAGAGAGATGTGGATCTCCTGCAACCAGACACATTCATTAATGATACAATTATCGATTTTTACATCCAGTAAGTTTTCCCTTTCTCGATTTGTATACATATCATTGTTTTGTTgcattttttgataaaaattatttattcattatttctAACATTGTTCAATAACATTTTTATCTTGTTCTACCTGTTTTAACCGTGGAGcttcctctatcttctttttttttttctttttttgtataCTTATGTTAAAGGCCTATTAAAATTGCAgggtttaaatttatatttttgattctTTAAGGAGTTGACAATTTGCAAATCTCAATTTTGGCAGGTATCTTAAGAATCAAATACCGGAGGAGGAAAAGCctagatttcatttttttaatagttttttctttagaaaGCTGGCTGATATGGACAAAAATCCATCCAGTGCTTCTGATGGAAAAGCAGCCTTTCTACGTGTTCGTAAATGGACaagaaaagtaaatttatttgcAAAGGATTACATCTTCATTCCTGTGAACTTCAAGTAAGACTTTATCGAAGTTTTGGTTCCCTGACTTTCTATTTGTAATCAAGTGCTGATcagaattttcttttcatgtgaTGATAGTCTTCACTGGAGTTTAATAGTCATATGCCATCCTGGCGAAGTGGTTAATTTTAATGGTGAGATCTCAGtttatattctttcttgtgaTACTCTGTTTTCagagatttattttattctatgtATTTCAGACAAGGAGATGCACAATTCACTTAAGGTACCCAGTATATTGCATATGGATTCTATAAAAGGAAGTCATAGTGGTCTGAAAAACTTGGTGCAAAGGTAGACTAAAGCTTCTCACTTTCTTTTGTTCCCCTCTTAATCTCTTTCCTGTCCCAAAAAATGTATGCAGAAATTTTATTGAAACTGAATTCATTGTTATGTATGAAAGTGCAAGTTGTCTTTGGCTTCATGTTTGAGACCTTTCTAGACTATGCCCCTGCAGCTGAAGTTTGCAATTATTGATTTGgccaattatttaaattgtgatTTTAT
This DNA window, taken from Vigna radiata var. radiata cultivar VC1973A chromosome 5, Vradiata_ver6, whole genome shotgun sequence, encodes the following:
- the LOC106762415 gene encoding probable ubiquitin-like-specific protease 2B isoform X3, producing the protein MSKSPRRDLQVFDFNEEDDAAASDKDLHHQSLSHHDPHDSQVSKVGIKNVASIPCVGVAGAIFNLEKGGSDPSPDTLEDMYDSEEKKSVLEADKQLNLISHENDHLKDVDNYNKLGKMDTCGEVSSPETSHIEPSGTSYSNESIDVNSEADESAPTSPDSDIPENVSLNGFGLNGTDNSDMDDTNTEVVLHPDYVIYQDNYYPGPTLTFSPFCVKINVSTACIKQEAFDLEWALDDLIDINCQLFQSSGTVIIKLRVISSNASQSNHVSNASGIEELIFALVDYNWSLRHRQITSLNAKYLASWNIALHADVEGNETDSHASRCYFPNFEENFDDVIYPKGDPDAVSLSKRDVDLLQPDTFINDTIIDFYIQYLKNQIPEEEKPRFHFFNSFFFRKLADMDKNPSSASDGKAAFLRVRKWTRKVNLFAKDYIFIPVNFNLHWSLIVICHPGEVVNFNDKEMHNSLKVPSILHMDSIKGSHSGLKNLVQSYLWEEWKERHKDTLEEDLSSRFFNMRFLPLALPQQENSYDCGLFLLHYLELFLTEAPLNFNPIKLTKFSNFLNVDWFLPAEAYLKRTLIQKLIFELVENLGSHEISSSDCSADNECLANNDNRIGIGHAEVNKESTTSHVGQGIEITLLSGSSSLDHQSFNSSGLVLKELFEPGATAGAMLGQCQSFDQRFNGSIYSMEEDTDLGEQFMYLPTDSNFQQVAGIIPQTCSLSYLPRECGDDTCHRPQISLQANHDVVESSLHSSNGALDDSEDVRVTENCPSVNEPRSSNEAEQGEKTFSAMVNTEHVRDISTTIVGNSGDSIMKCDDNNGDLHSAGQETLTIPLQQVSHVPDYDETPTITLQQVSQAAVDEDTPTIPLQQISDAVDDGETIDGVAPDMCEEQAPKRRRLMPVECNGEGTVTNSDL
- the LOC106762415 gene encoding probable ubiquitin-like-specific protease 2B isoform X2, encoding MKRMMLQPQTKTSTTNPYPTMILTVSKVGIKNVASIPCVGVAGAIFNLEKGGSDPSPDTLEDMYDSEEKKSVLEADKQLNLISHENDHLKDVDNYNKLGKMDTCGEVSSPETSHIEPSGTSYSNESIDVNSEADESAPTSPDSDIPENVSLNGFGLNGTDNSDMDDTNTEVVLHPDYVIYQDNYYPGPTLTFSPFCVKINVSTACIKQEAFDLEWALDDLIDINCQLFQSSGTVIIKLRVISSNASQSNHVSNASGIEELIFALVDYNWSLRHRQITSLNAKYLASWNIALHADVEGNETDSHASRCYFPNFEENFDDVIYPKGDPDAVSLSKRDVDLLQPDTFINDTIIDFYIQYLKNQIPEEEKPRFHFFNSFFFRKLADMDKNPSSASDGKAAFLRVRKWTRKVNLFAKDYIFIPVNFNLHWSLIVICHPGEVVNFNGEISVYILSCDTLFSEIYFILCISDKEMHNSLKVPSILHMDSIKGSHSGLKNLVQSYLWEEWKERHKDTLEEDLSSRFFNMRFLPLALPQQENSYDCGLFLLHYLELFLTEAPLNFNPIKLTKFSNFLNVDWFLPAEAYLKRTLIQKLIFELVENLGSHEISSSDCSADNECLANNDNRIGIGHAEVNKESTTSHVGQGIEITLLSGSSSLDHQSFNSSGLVLKELFEPGATAGAMLGQCQSFDQRFNGSIYSMEEDTDLGEQFMYLPTDSNFQQVAGIIPQTCSLSYLPRECGDDTCHRPQISLQANHDVVESSLHSSNGALDDSEDVRVTENCPSVNEPRSSNEAEQGEKTFSAMVNTEHVRDISTTIVGNSGDSIMKCDDNNGDLHSAGQETLTIPLQQVSHVPDYDETPTITLQQVSQAAVDEDTPTIPLQQISDAVDDGETIDGVAPDMCEEQAPKRRRLMPVECNGEGTVTNSDL
- the LOC106762415 gene encoding probable ubiquitin-like-specific protease 2B isoform X1 is translated as MSKSPRRDLQVFDFNEEDDAAASDKDLHHQSLSHHDPHDSQVSKVGIKNVASIPCVGVAGAIFNLEKGGSDPSPDTLEDMYDSEEKKSVLEADKQLNLISHENDHLKDVDNYNKLGKMDTCGEVSSPETSHIEPSGTSYSNESIDVNSEADESAPTSPDSDIPENVSLNGFGLNGTDNSDMDDTNTEVVLHPDYVIYQDNYYPGPTLTFSPFCVKINVSTACIKQEAFDLEWALDDLIDINCQLFQSSGTVIIKLRVISSNASQSNHVSNASGIEELIFALVDYNWSLRHRQITSLNAKYLASWNIALHADVEGNETDSHASRCYFPNFEENFDDVIYPKGDPDAVSLSKRDVDLLQPDTFINDTIIDFYIQYLKNQIPEEEKPRFHFFNSFFFRKLADMDKNPSSASDGKAAFLRVRKWTRKVNLFAKDYIFIPVNFNLHWSLIVICHPGEVVNFNGEISVYILSCDTLFSEIYFILCISDKEMHNSLKVPSILHMDSIKGSHSGLKNLVQSYLWEEWKERHKDTLEEDLSSRFFNMRFLPLALPQQENSYDCGLFLLHYLELFLTEAPLNFNPIKLTKFSNFLNVDWFLPAEAYLKRTLIQKLIFELVENLGSHEISSSDCSADNECLANNDNRIGIGHAEVNKESTTSHVGQGIEITLLSGSSSLDHQSFNSSGLVLKELFEPGATAGAMLGQCQSFDQRFNGSIYSMEEDTDLGEQFMYLPTDSNFQQVAGIIPQTCSLSYLPRECGDDTCHRPQISLQANHDVVESSLHSSNGALDDSEDVRVTENCPSVNEPRSSNEAEQGEKTFSAMVNTEHVRDISTTIVGNSGDSIMKCDDNNGDLHSAGQETLTIPLQQVSHVPDYDETPTITLQQVSQAAVDEDTPTIPLQQISDAVDDGETIDGVAPDMCEEQAPKRRRLMPVECNGEGTVTNSDL